A section of the Ruania halotolerans genome encodes:
- a CDS encoding nucleoside/nucleotide kinase family protein — translation MPLHLTAAPGRVGSLTERILDRAGAGEARVLIGIIGAPGAGKSTLTDALQEALAAHKVTSAVVGMDGFHLAQAELDRLGRADRKGAIDTFDAAGYVALLRRLRDQRPGDEMIYAPRYVRGAIEESIGSAVPVSGEVRVVLTEGNYLLAESPPWNEIARIVDETWFLATDPVGRRERLLARHLANGKTMERALAFTDGSDARNADFIESTAARADVQVTWQER, via the coding sequence TTGCCGCTGCACCTCACTGCCGCCCCGGGCCGGGTCGGCAGCCTCACCGAGCGCATCCTCGACCGAGCCGGCGCCGGTGAGGCACGCGTGCTCATCGGCATCATCGGCGCCCCGGGCGCCGGCAAGTCCACCCTCACCGACGCCCTGCAGGAGGCCCTCGCCGCGCACAAGGTGACCTCCGCCGTCGTGGGCATGGACGGTTTCCACCTTGCCCAGGCCGAACTGGATCGCCTCGGCCGGGCCGATCGCAAAGGCGCCATCGACACTTTTGATGCCGCCGGGTATGTGGCGCTGCTGCGCCGGTTACGCGACCAGCGGCCCGGGGACGAGATGATCTACGCGCCGCGATATGTGCGCGGCGCGATCGAGGAGTCGATCGGCAGTGCTGTCCCCGTCTCGGGAGAGGTGCGGGTGGTGCTCACGGAGGGCAACTATCTGCTCGCGGAGAGTCCGCCATGGAACGAGATCGCCCGAATCGTGGACGAGACCTGGTTCCTGGCCACCGATCCGGTCGGCCGGCGAGAGCGCCTGCTCGCGCGCCACCTCGCAAACGGTAAGACCATGGAACGCGCCCTCGCCTTCACTGACGGATCCGATGCCCGCAACGCCGATTTCATCGAATCCACTGCCGCGCGTGCCGACGTGCAGGTCACCTGGCAAGAGCGGTAG
- the priA gene encoding bifunctional 1-(5-phosphoribosyl)-5-((5-phosphoribosylamino)methylideneamino)imidazole-4-carboxamide isomerase/phosphoribosylanthranilate isomerase PriA: MTTRLQLLPAVDVADGQAVRLVQGEAGSETTYGAPMDAALAWQSGGAEWIHLVDLDAAFGRGSNAALLADVVGRLDVDVELSGGIRDDDSLERALATGCRRVNLGTAALENPEWTAGAIARHGDRIAVGLDVRGTTLAARGWTREGGDLWDVLARLDADGCSRYVVTDVTKDGTLKGPNLELLRQVCEATDAPVVASGGVSSLADLEALRTLTGVGVEGAIVGKALYAGAFTLPEALDVAGRP, from the coding sequence GTGACCACCCGCCTGCAACTGCTCCCCGCCGTCGATGTGGCAGACGGTCAAGCCGTCCGCCTCGTTCAAGGTGAAGCCGGTTCCGAGACCACCTACGGCGCCCCGATGGACGCCGCCCTCGCCTGGCAGTCCGGTGGTGCGGAATGGATCCACCTGGTGGACCTGGACGCTGCCTTCGGTCGCGGATCCAATGCGGCGTTGCTCGCTGACGTGGTCGGGCGCCTCGACGTGGACGTGGAACTCTCCGGTGGCATCCGCGACGATGACTCTCTCGAGCGCGCGCTCGCCACCGGCTGCCGCCGCGTGAACCTCGGCACCGCCGCGCTGGAGAACCCTGAGTGGACGGCAGGTGCGATCGCACGCCACGGTGACCGGATCGCCGTCGGGCTGGACGTGCGCGGCACCACACTGGCTGCACGCGGCTGGACCCGCGAGGGCGGTGACCTGTGGGACGTCCTCGCCCGCCTGGACGCTGACGGCTGTTCGCGCTATGTGGTGACGGACGTGACCAAGGACGGCACGCTCAAGGGACCGAACCTCGAACTGCTCCGCCAGGTGTGCGAGGCGACGGACGCGCCCGTGGTCGCCTCGGGTGGGGTGTCCAGCCTGGCCGATCTGGAGGCGCTGCGGACCTTGACCGGCGTCGGCGTCGAAGGCGCGATCGTGGGTAAGGCCCTCTACGCGGGGGCGTTCACGCTGCCCGAGGCGCTGGACGTCGCTGGGAGGCCGTGA
- the infC gene encoding translation initiation factor IF-3 yields MRLVGPNGEQVGIVRVEDALRLAQEADLDLVEVAPEARPPVCKLMDFGKFKYESDMKARDARRNQANTVLKEIRFRLKIDPHDYGTKKGHVERFLKGGDKVKVMIMFRGREQSRPEMGMRLLERLADDVAELGHVESVPRQDGRNMTMVLGPNKKKSETRNEQRRRASRDSGDAQGTADAG; encoded by the coding sequence GTGCGTCTGGTCGGACCGAACGGTGAGCAGGTTGGCATCGTTCGGGTCGAGGATGCGCTCCGGCTGGCCCAGGAGGCCGACCTCGACCTCGTCGAGGTGGCGCCAGAAGCCCGCCCACCCGTGTGCAAGCTCATGGACTTCGGAAAGTTCAAGTACGAGTCCGACATGAAGGCGCGTGACGCGCGGCGCAACCAGGCGAACACGGTCCTCAAGGAGATCCGGTTCCGGCTGAAGATCGACCCGCACGACTACGGCACCAAGAAGGGCCACGTCGAGCGGTTCCTCAAGGGCGGAGACAAGGTCAAGGTGATGATCATGTTCCGTGGTCGGGAGCAGTCCCGCCCGGAGATGGGTATGCGCCTGCTGGAGCGTTTGGCCGACGATGTGGCCGAACTCGGCCATGTGGAGAGCGTGCCCCGTCAGGATGGGCGCAACATGACCATGGTGCTCGGCCCGAACAAGAAGAAGTCCGAGACCCGCAACGAACAGCGCCGCCGCGCCTCCCGGGATTCCGGGGACGCTCAGGGCACTGCCGACGCCGGCTGA
- the hisB gene encoding imidazoleglycerol-phosphate dehydratase HisB, with product MSQSEQPRRTARIERTTSESSVVVELDLDGTGAVDVSTTVPFYDHMLTALGKHSLIDLTVRASGDTDIDAHHTVEDTAICLGEALREALGDKSGISRFGDALVPLDEALAQAVVDVSGRPYLVHSGEPAGQEYHLIGGHFTGALTRHVFEALAFHAGICLHVRVLAGRDPHHIVEAQFKALARALRAAVAVDPRVSGVPSTKGLL from the coding sequence ATGAGCCAGTCCGAACAGCCACGCCGCACGGCCCGGATCGAACGCACCACGTCCGAGTCCAGTGTGGTCGTCGAACTCGATCTCGACGGCACCGGAGCCGTGGACGTGTCCACCACCGTGCCGTTCTACGACCACATGCTCACCGCGCTGGGCAAGCACTCCCTGATCGACCTGACCGTGCGCGCCTCCGGGGACACGGACATCGACGCCCACCACACCGTGGAGGACACCGCGATCTGCCTCGGTGAGGCCCTGCGTGAGGCACTGGGGGACAAGTCCGGGATTTCCCGGTTCGGCGATGCCCTGGTGCCGTTGGATGAGGCGCTGGCCCAGGCCGTCGTGGACGTCTCCGGACGCCCCTACCTGGTGCACTCCGGCGAACCCGCCGGGCAGGAGTATCACCTGATCGGTGGCCACTTCACCGGTGCGCTCACCCGGCACGTGTTCGAGGCGCTCGCCTTCCACGCCGGGATCTGCCTGCACGTGCGGGTCTTGGCCGGCCGCGATCCGCACCACATCGTCGAAGCTCAGTTCAAGGCGCTCGCGCGTGCGCTGCGTGCCGCCGTTGCCGTGGACCCGCGGGTCTCGGGGGTCCCGTCCACGAAGGGTCTGCTGTGA
- a CDS encoding TrmH family RNA methyltransferase, translating to MSVDVANPKSDRVRSVRALAQASVRSRRDQFLVEGPQGVREAVRFAAEQVRDVYLTPDADERHPEIARGAREAGLYVHLTTPEALAAMSEDAQGVLAVLQRQKAIEPDHLLARTPRLVALLHQVRDPGNAGTVIRAADAAGADACILTHGSVDVHNPKVVRSTVGSLFHLPTGTGADLAATIQAARAAGMQVLAADGAGALDLDDLADRAESHADSEPESTVPTLAQPTLWLFGNEAHGLGTTERDMADAVVRIPIHGHAESLNLAMAATICLYASARAQR from the coding sequence GTGAGTGTCGATGTGGCCAACCCGAAGTCGGACCGGGTGCGTTCCGTGCGCGCTCTCGCCCAGGCATCGGTGCGATCACGTCGAGACCAGTTCCTCGTTGAGGGGCCCCAGGGTGTCCGCGAGGCGGTCCGGTTCGCCGCCGAGCAGGTCCGCGACGTCTATCTCACCCCGGACGCGGACGAACGCCACCCGGAGATCGCCCGCGGGGCCCGAGAAGCCGGGCTCTATGTGCACCTGACTACTCCGGAGGCGCTCGCTGCGATGAGTGAGGACGCTCAAGGAGTCCTCGCTGTACTGCAGCGGCAGAAGGCGATCGAGCCCGATCACCTGCTGGCGCGAACGCCCCGCCTGGTCGCCCTGCTGCACCAGGTGCGCGACCCTGGCAACGCCGGCACTGTGATCCGCGCCGCCGACGCCGCCGGAGCCGACGCCTGCATCCTTACCCACGGCAGCGTCGACGTCCACAATCCCAAGGTGGTGCGCTCGACCGTCGGGTCACTCTTTCACCTGCCCACCGGCACCGGCGCCGACCTCGCTGCGACGATCCAGGCCGCCCGGGCAGCCGGCATGCAGGTGCTCGCCGCTGACGGCGCCGGCGCCCTCGACCTGGACGACTTGGCCGACCGTGCCGAGAGTCACGCCGATAGCGAGCCGGAGTCGACGGTGCCCACCCTCGCACAGCCGACCCTGTGGCTCTTCGGCAACGAGGCCCACGGTCTCGGCACCACCGAACGAGACATGGCAGACGCCGTCGTGCGCATCCCGATCCACGGCCACGCCGAATCCCTGAACCTGGCCATGGCAGCCACGATCTGCCTGTACGCCTCCGCCCGCGCGCAGCGCTGA
- the rplT gene encoding 50S ribosomal protein L20 — translation MARVKRAVNAHKKRRTVLERASGYRGQRSRLYRKAKEQVTHSFAYSYRDRRAKKGDFRRLWIQRINAAARAEGMTYNRLIQGLKAAEVEVDRRLLAELAVHDAVAFKALVETAKKALPEDVNAPKNPAA, via the coding sequence GTGGCACGCGTCAAGCGGGCGGTCAACGCCCATAAGAAGCGCAGGACAGTACTCGAGCGCGCCAGCGGTTACCGCGGGCAGCGCTCCCGGCTCTACCGCAAGGCCAAGGAGCAGGTGACGCACTCGTTCGCCTACTCCTACCGGGACCGGCGGGCGAAGAAGGGCGACTTCCGTCGCCTCTGGATCCAGCGGATCAACGCCGCTGCCAGGGCCGAGGGCATGACCTACAACCGCCTCATCCAGGGTCTCAAGGCCGCTGAGGTCGAGGTGGACCGTCGCCTGCTCGCCGAGCTCGCCGTACACGATGCAGTGGCCTTCAAGGCCCTCGTCGAGACGGCGAAGAAGGCGCTGCCGGAGGACGTGAACGCCCCGAAGAACCCGGCTGCCTGA
- the rpmI gene encoding 50S ribosomal protein L35, with protein MPKNKTNSGAKKRFRLTGTGKVMRQRARHVHKFQERSSRNARRLVNDVEVAPADAKKIKKLLGK; from the coding sequence ATGCCGAAGAACAAGACGAACTCCGGTGCCAAGAAGCGCTTCCGGCTCACCGGGACCGGGAAGGTCATGCGCCAGCGCGCACGCCACGTGCACAAGTTCCAGGAGCGCAGCAGCCGGAACGCTCGCCGCCTCGTGAACGACGTCGAGGTCGCCCCGGCCGACGCGAAGAAGATCAAGAAGCTGCTCGGCAAGTAA
- the hisH gene encoding imidazole glycerol phosphate synthase subunit HisH translates to MNARRVVVLEYGSGNVRSAVRALERVGAEVELTADVTAVAEADGLVVPGVGAFAAVMDGLRSVGAPRMIDRRLAGGRPVLGICVGLQVLFTSSAEHRTEGEDGSAGLDEWSGVVERLEAPVVPHMGWSTVEPPAGSALFAGIEDERFYFVHSYAARSAPDFVSVTWSQHGHTRFVAAAENGPLCATQFHPEKSGDAGAELLRNWLGTLS, encoded by the coding sequence GTGAACGCCCGCCGGGTGGTGGTGCTCGAGTACGGATCGGGCAACGTGCGCTCCGCCGTGCGCGCCCTGGAACGAGTCGGCGCCGAGGTGGAGCTGACAGCTGACGTGACAGCGGTCGCCGAGGCCGATGGTCTCGTGGTTCCCGGCGTGGGAGCGTTCGCCGCCGTGATGGACGGGCTGCGCAGCGTCGGCGCCCCACGGATGATCGACCGCCGGCTCGCCGGTGGCCGGCCGGTGCTGGGCATCTGCGTCGGGCTGCAGGTGCTGTTCACCTCCAGCGCCGAACACCGGACCGAAGGTGAGGACGGCAGCGCCGGACTGGACGAGTGGTCCGGTGTGGTGGAGCGCCTAGAGGCGCCAGTGGTCCCGCACATGGGCTGGTCCACGGTGGAACCGCCAGCCGGAAGTGCGCTCTTCGCCGGAATCGAGGACGAGCGCTTCTACTTCGTGCATTCCTACGCGGCCCGGAGCGCACCGGATTTCGTCTCGGTGACGTGGTCACAGCACGGCCACACCCGGTTCGTGGCCGCCGCCGAGAACGGACCGTTGTGCGCCACCCAGTTCCACCCGGAGAAGTCCGGCGACGCCGGTGCCGAGCTGCTGCGCAACTGGCTCGGAACGTTGAGCTGA
- a CDS encoding SseB family protein, whose amino-acid sequence MIEPVPESGGAGRSLPPTSPFAGDDGAAPEALALALAMGDPAKRLPAVVAVLAQVRVLVPVVAQLEERDEASEQTRAPVAGEKSASAAMVTVAAPDGRAAIPVFSSMATLTRWRADARPIPVEGPRAALAAASDADGLLVLDPGGPVAILLPRPAVWALAQQRPWIPAAQDPEVAEAVQRAMRSLEGVAAVRVEPGERAEVRVVLGIAPGLAREHVSGIVSRAGQLLAAEEQVADRVDSLEFQVRPTG is encoded by the coding sequence GTGATCGAGCCAGTACCTGAATCCGGGGGCGCCGGGCGTTCGCTCCCACCCACCTCACCCTTCGCCGGAGACGACGGCGCAGCGCCCGAGGCACTGGCGCTTGCCTTGGCCATGGGCGATCCGGCAAAGCGCCTGCCCGCCGTGGTCGCCGTGCTGGCGCAGGTGCGCGTCTTGGTGCCGGTGGTGGCCCAGCTCGAGGAGCGGGACGAGGCGAGTGAGCAGACGCGGGCCCCGGTGGCGGGGGAGAAGTCGGCGTCTGCGGCGATGGTGACGGTCGCGGCTCCGGACGGGCGTGCGGCCATCCCCGTCTTCAGCAGTATGGCCACCCTCACCCGCTGGCGCGCTGATGCTCGGCCGATCCCGGTGGAGGGACCGCGTGCCGCCCTTGCCGCGGCGTCCGACGCTGACGGTCTGCTGGTCCTGGACCCCGGCGGTCCCGTGGCCATCCTGCTACCCCGGCCCGCGGTCTGGGCGCTCGCGCAGCAGCGTCCCTGGATCCCGGCCGCACAGGACCCGGAGGTCGCCGAGGCGGTGCAACGTGCCATGCGCTCTCTCGAGGGGGTTGCCGCAGTGCGTGTGGAGCCGGGAGAGCGTGCCGAAGTACGCGTCGTGCTGGGAATTGCACCCGGCTTGGCCCGGGAGCACGTCTCCGGGATCGTCTCGCGCGCAGGGCAGCTGCTGGCTGCCGAGGAGCAGGTGGCTGATCGGGTGGACTCGCTGGAGTTCCAGGTCCGGCCGACCGGCTGA
- a CDS encoding RNA-binding S4 domain-containing protein — MTRPALEPVPIADAMIRLGQLLKLAGVAEDGASARLLLGEDAVRVNGEPESRRGRQLVVGDEVDLDLPTGARRLQVTSQS; from the coding sequence ATGACACGCCCAGCACTCGAACCTGTCCCGATCGCCGATGCGATGATCCGCCTCGGTCAGCTGCTCAAGCTCGCCGGCGTCGCCGAGGACGGTGCTTCGGCTCGCCTGCTGCTCGGCGAGGACGCAGTGCGAGTCAACGGTGAGCCCGAGTCTCGTCGAGGGCGGCAGTTGGTCGTCGGGGACGAAGTCGATCTGGATCTGCCCACCGGAGCCCGGCGCTTGCAGGTCACCAGCCAGTCGTAG
- the hisD gene encoding histidinol dehydrogenase — MLRTIDLRGRAMAPAELRAVLPRAEVNIEVASERVRPILDRVRTEGAAALADLSEQFDGVRPETLRVRRSALEQALRELEPAVRAALEEAIRRARLGHEAQVPKPVTTSLAPGAEVRQRWVPVGRVGLYVPGGLAALVSSVVMNVVPAQVAGVRSIAVASPPQKENDGLPDATILAACALLGVDEVYAVGGAQAIGMFAYGVSATGAEADELSTCAPVDVVTGPGNIYVAAAKRAVLGVVGIDSEAGTTEIAVLADESADPQLVAADLISQAEHDPAAGSVLVTDSPELATAVAEAIGLQTDVAKHHQRIRTALTGPQSGVVLVDDLEHGIAVVDAYAAEHLEIHTRDAAAVADRIQNAGAIFVGPYSPVPLGDYIAGSNHVLPTGGTARFASGLGVQAYLKSVQVIEYDREGLTEVTDQLITLAEAEDLPAHGEAARLRRQH, encoded by the coding sequence ATGTTGCGCACCATCGACCTCCGTGGGCGGGCCATGGCTCCCGCCGAACTCCGAGCCGTGCTCCCACGTGCCGAGGTCAACATCGAGGTGGCGTCGGAGCGAGTGCGCCCCATCCTGGATCGGGTGCGCACCGAAGGGGCCGCGGCGTTGGCCGACCTCTCGGAGCAGTTCGATGGTGTTCGGCCCGAGACGTTGCGCGTTCGGCGCAGTGCGCTGGAGCAGGCGCTGCGGGAACTGGAACCGGCCGTCCGTGCGGCCCTGGAGGAGGCGATCCGCCGTGCGCGGCTGGGCCATGAGGCCCAGGTGCCCAAGCCGGTGACGACGTCCCTCGCCCCAGGGGCCGAGGTGCGGCAGCGGTGGGTTCCGGTCGGGCGCGTGGGACTGTACGTGCCCGGCGGCCTCGCCGCATTGGTCTCCTCGGTGGTGATGAACGTGGTGCCCGCACAGGTGGCGGGTGTGCGCTCGATCGCGGTGGCGAGCCCACCGCAGAAGGAGAACGACGGCCTGCCGGATGCGACGATCCTGGCGGCGTGTGCACTGCTCGGCGTGGACGAGGTCTACGCCGTGGGGGGTGCACAGGCCATCGGCATGTTCGCTTATGGTGTGAGCGCCACGGGCGCTGAGGCCGATGAGCTGAGCACCTGCGCACCGGTGGATGTGGTGACCGGCCCGGGCAACATCTACGTGGCAGCCGCGAAGCGCGCCGTCCTCGGTGTGGTGGGCATCGATTCCGAGGCTGGCACCACCGAGATCGCCGTCCTGGCGGATGAGAGTGCCGACCCGCAGCTTGTCGCGGCCGACCTGATCTCGCAGGCCGAACACGATCCGGCCGCCGGATCGGTGCTGGTGACGGACTCTCCGGAGTTGGCGACCGCCGTCGCAGAAGCGATCGGGCTGCAGACCGATGTGGCCAAGCACCACCAGCGGATCCGGACGGCCCTGACCGGCCCGCAATCCGGCGTGGTGCTCGTCGACGACCTCGAGCACGGGATTGCCGTAGTGGACGCCTACGCGGCGGAGCACCTGGAAATACACACCCGTGATGCCGCGGCTGTTGCCGATCGGATCCAGAACGCCGGCGCGATCTTCGTGGGCCCGTACTCCCCGGTGCCGCTGGGGGACTACATCGCCGGGTCGAACCACGTCCTCCCCACCGGTGGGACGGCCCGCTTCGCCAGCGGACTGGGTGTGCAGGCCTACCTGAAGTCCGTGCAGGTGATCGAGTACGACAGGGAGGGGCTGACCGAGGTCACCGACCAGCTCATCACCCTCGCCGAGGCGGAGGACCTGCCGGCGCACGGGGAAGCAGCGCGCCTGCGCAGGCAGCACTGA
- a CDS encoding PspC domain-containing protein, whose amino-acid sequence MTRFFDSIRQSGFRRGPSRLVGGICGGLADKAGISVTVVRVLVLLSFLLPVVGVGAYLVAWILTPWQNGSIPLERFIDRLGGRETL is encoded by the coding sequence ATGACACGTTTCTTCGACTCCATCCGTCAGTCCGGCTTCCGGCGAGGTCCCAGCCGCTTGGTCGGCGGGATCTGTGGCGGCCTGGCCGACAAGGCCGGCATCAGCGTGACCGTGGTCCGCGTTCTCGTGCTGCTCTCCTTCCTGCTCCCCGTGGTGGGCGTGGGTGCATATCTCGTCGCATGGATCCTCACCCCGTGGCAGAACGGCAGCATCCCGCTCGAACGCTTCATCGATCGGCTCGGCGGCCGCGAGACTCTCTGA
- a CDS encoding histidinol-phosphate transaminase — MPERLETRLPLRADLVGEHPYGAPQLDVAHLLNVNENPYAPPQAVVREIAEAVAAAAATLNRYPDRDFLDLRADLAAYLAAESAAGGLTAQHIWAANGSNEVMLHLLQAFGGPGRTVMSFAPTYSMYPEYARDSLTNWVAGARRADHTLDVAEVIAHIERVRPAVVLLASPNNPTGTALPLADVRAIADACAQTGPEGAATILVIDEAYAEFRRRGVPSALTVLDEYPHLAVARTMSKAFALAGARVGYLAAAPALIDCLRIVRLPYHLSAVTQAVARAALRHTGALQAQVAQLREERDACVTWLREQGFTVADTDANFVLFGTFDDRHAVWQGLLEKGVLIRETGPEGYLRVSIGTAEDMAAFRGALKEVTGR, encoded by the coding sequence GTGCCCGAACGCCTAGAGACTCGCTTGCCCCTGCGTGCCGACCTGGTCGGCGAGCACCCCTACGGCGCGCCGCAGTTGGATGTGGCACATCTGCTGAACGTCAACGAGAACCCGTACGCGCCGCCGCAGGCGGTCGTACGGGAGATCGCTGAGGCCGTCGCCGCTGCCGCCGCCACCCTGAACCGCTACCCGGACCGGGACTTCCTCGACCTGCGCGCCGACCTGGCCGCCTACCTTGCTGCCGAGTCCGCCGCCGGCGGCCTCACCGCGCAGCACATCTGGGCAGCGAACGGCTCCAACGAGGTGATGCTGCACCTGCTGCAGGCTTTCGGGGGGCCCGGGCGCACGGTCATGTCGTTCGCCCCGACGTATTCGATGTACCCCGAGTACGCCCGGGACAGCCTCACCAACTGGGTGGCAGGCGCCCGCCGGGCCGATCACACCCTCGATGTGGCCGAGGTGATCGCCCACATCGAGAGGGTGCGCCCCGCCGTCGTGCTCCTCGCCAGCCCGAACAACCCGACAGGCACGGCCCTCCCACTGGCTGACGTGCGCGCGATCGCGGACGCCTGTGCCCAGACCGGCCCCGAGGGGGCGGCCACGATCCTGGTCATCGATGAGGCCTATGCCGAGTTCCGCCGCCGTGGTGTTCCCTCCGCTCTGACCGTCCTGGACGAGTACCCCCACCTGGCCGTGGCCCGCACGATGTCCAAGGCTTTCGCGCTCGCAGGGGCGCGGGTCGGCTACCTCGCCGCTGCTCCCGCGCTCATCGACTGCCTGCGCATCGTGCGGTTGCCGTACCACCTCTCCGCCGTCACCCAGGCGGTGGCCCGGGCCGCCCTGCGCCACACCGGCGCCCTGCAGGCCCAGGTGGCACAGCTCCGTGAGGAACGGGACGCCTGCGTGACCTGGTTGCGCGAGCAGGGATTCACCGTGGCGGACACGGACGCCAACTTCGTCCTGTTCGGCACATTCGACGATCGCCACGCCGTCTGGCAGGGTCTGCTCGAGAAGGGTGTGCTGATCCGGGAGACTGGACCGGAAGGGTACCTGCGGGTCTCGATCGGGACCGCTGAGGACATGGCCGCATTCCGCGGCGCACTGAAGGAGGTGACCGGCCGATGA